One genomic segment of Mycolicibacterium chubuense NBB4 includes these proteins:
- a CDS encoding ABC transporter ATP-binding protein yields MIELDALTKTYGSTRAVDGLTCTIEPGLVTGFLGPNGAGKTTTMRMILGLDRPTSGSATIDGKSYRHLSNPLRTVGALLDARQVHPNRSVRNHLRWIAASNRIPAGRVDEVLEMVGLAAVAGSRAGTLSLGMSQRLGIAAALIGDPPVLLFDEPVNGLDPEGIHWVRTMMRTLAGEGRTVFVSSHLLSEMANTADRLVVIGKGRLIASTTVSEFVARSGAATVRVRSPQLEALRDALRAAGMTVQAQADALAVQGASTEAIGELAALHGIVLHELSAQQVSLEEAYLSSTDGATEYRGARR; encoded by the coding sequence ATGATCGAACTCGACGCGCTGACGAAGACGTACGGTTCGACCCGCGCGGTGGACGGGTTGACGTGCACGATCGAGCCCGGACTGGTCACCGGTTTCCTCGGACCCAACGGCGCGGGCAAGACCACCACGATGCGCATGATCCTCGGGCTGGACCGCCCGACGTCGGGCTCTGCGACCATCGACGGCAAGAGCTACCGGCACCTGTCCAACCCCCTGCGTACGGTCGGCGCGCTACTGGACGCACGGCAGGTGCATCCGAACCGCTCGGTGCGCAACCACCTCCGCTGGATCGCGGCGTCGAACCGGATTCCGGCCGGACGCGTCGACGAGGTCCTGGAGATGGTCGGGCTGGCCGCCGTCGCCGGGTCGCGGGCCGGCACGCTGTCGCTGGGCATGAGCCAGCGGCTGGGCATCGCCGCCGCGCTGATCGGTGATCCGCCGGTGCTGCTGTTCGACGAGCCGGTCAACGGCCTCGACCCCGAAGGTATCCACTGGGTGCGCACGATGATGCGCACGCTGGCCGGTGAGGGCCGCACCGTCTTCGTGTCCAGTCACCTGCTCTCCGAAATGGCCAACACCGCGGACCGGCTCGTGGTGATCGGCAAGGGCAGGCTGATCGCGTCGACCACCGTGAGCGAGTTCGTCGCGCGCTCCGGCGCCGCCACCGTCCGGGTGCGCAGCCCGCAACTCGAGGCACTGCGCGATGCGCTGCGGGCGGCGGGAATGACGGTGCAGGCACAGGCCGACGCACTCGCGGTGCAGGGTGCGTCCACCGAGGCGATCGGCGAGCTGGCGGCGCTCCATGGGATCGTTCTGCACGAATTGAGTGCCCAGCAGGTTTCCTTGGAGGAGGCGTACCTGTCGTCGACCGACGGTGCGACCGAATACCGCGGGGCACGCCGGTGA
- a CDS encoding ABC transporter permease, whose protein sequence is MPAAVSAERIKLSTLRSPWWAAMAAAALSLGLAATRAGVASDYARMTASQAALGVAVFGVPVLTVVAAMTLTSEYRTRMVATTFMATPCRSAVLCAKALVAAVFSGAAAIVMVLGAVVVARVLTGPEAGAALTTGLPRTAGAVALYAALAAVLGVGVAALVRHTAGAVTILLLWPLLVEPLVGNLPGRGAQIGPYLPFANVFRFLDVEWLFPTYAMRWGALGSVGYFTAVVLAVFVAALIVVNRRDA, encoded by the coding sequence ATGCCGGCCGCGGTCAGCGCGGAGCGGATCAAGCTGAGCACGCTGCGGTCGCCGTGGTGGGCGGCGATGGCCGCGGCCGCGCTCAGTCTCGGCCTGGCCGCCACGCGGGCCGGGGTGGCCTCCGACTACGCACGGATGACCGCGTCGCAGGCTGCACTCGGTGTCGCGGTGTTCGGCGTGCCGGTGCTGACGGTCGTGGCGGCGATGACGCTGACCAGCGAGTACCGCACGCGGATGGTGGCCACCACGTTCATGGCCACTCCGTGCCGCTCCGCTGTGTTGTGCGCGAAAGCGCTTGTCGCTGCGGTCTTCTCGGGTGCAGCGGCGATCGTGATGGTACTCGGTGCGGTGGTGGTGGCGCGGGTGCTCACCGGTCCGGAGGCCGGGGCAGCGCTGACCACCGGTCTCCCACGCACGGCGGGCGCGGTGGCGTTGTACGCAGCGCTGGCGGCGGTGCTCGGAGTGGGGGTGGCGGCGCTGGTGCGCCACACCGCTGGAGCGGTGACGATCCTGCTGCTGTGGCCGCTGCTCGTCGAACCGCTGGTGGGCAACCTGCCCGGCCGCGGCGCCCAGATCGGCCCCTATCTGCCGTTCGCGAACGTCTTCCGGTTCCTCGACGTCGAGTGGCTCTTCCCGACTTACGCCATGCGCTGGGGCGCACTCGGGTCGGTCGGCTATTTCACGGCGGTCGTTCTCGCGGTGTTCGTCGCCGCGCTCATCGTGGTGAACCGCCGCGACGCGTGA